One window of the Crassaminicella thermophila genome contains the following:
- a CDS encoding sensor domain-containing diguanylate cyclase, which yields MKKGIKVKILIFLLLISMIPLSVVGYSRYMDTKWLILEREQNKIKEFHKNIEGKIVKFFGGAQKDILFLKELAKEELEFSENEQHSKDHLDILQSAFYHFARVNIQYDKIRLINKEGYEIIRINNEEGVAKIVPREQLQYKGDRYYIQEAYDLEEGEMYVSFLDLNRKNGKIETPANPMIRYVMPIYDHKDDLKGFIMLSLKVKYILKDIERVKDRSKYKNLMIFDENGYYIMHPDKRKEWGGYTNYNTGESFKKDYPQKYKEILSSNSLKIIKTNEDLLSFSPIKILKDMDKKIFVVLYLDKKEYLMPLTKFIKKLILEMFVILVLVIVAGLYISEHLSKPILEIIKAVEEIGKGNFDINFNIQTSDEIACLGYEIKKMSYELKNMYHNMERLVKERTEKLELAHLEMKEMANTDSLTGLYNRHYFNQFIQEEEKRIAAKKGNLTICIIDVDKFKYINDFYGHNIGDEVLKAVAKILKDSAKKTDVVVRYGGDEFLIVLPNSDQKSTNNFIDRLYDKLKEWNQNTDLLNHELSLSIGFEEYNGEGSILDTIKIADERMYENKKQKRQIQ from the coding sequence ATGAAAAAAGGAATAAAAGTAAAAATATTGATATTTTTATTACTTATATCTATGATACCCTTAAGTGTAGTAGGCTATTCTCGATATATGGATACAAAATGGTTAATTCTTGAAAGAGAACAGAATAAAATCAAGGAATTTCATAAAAATATTGAAGGAAAAATTGTGAAGTTTTTTGGAGGAGCTCAAAAGGATATTTTGTTTCTAAAAGAATTAGCAAAAGAAGAACTTGAATTTTCTGAGAACGAACAACATTCAAAGGACCATTTGGATATATTGCAAAGTGCTTTTTATCACTTTGCAAGAGTCAATATTCAATATGATAAAATTCGGTTAATAAATAAAGAAGGATATGAGATTATAAGAATCAATAATGAAGAAGGCGTAGCAAAGATTGTACCAAGAGAGCAATTACAGTATAAAGGAGATAGATATTATATTCAAGAAGCTTATGATTTAGAAGAAGGAGAAATGTATGTATCATTTTTAGATCTAAATAGAAAAAACGGGAAAATTGAAACACCGGCAAATCCTATGATTCGGTATGTTATGCCTATATATGATCATAAAGATGATCTAAAAGGATTTATTATGTTAAGTCTTAAAGTAAAATACATACTAAAAGATATTGAACGGGTGAAAGATAGAAGCAAATATAAAAATCTCATGATTTTTGATGAAAATGGTTATTATATTATGCATCCTGACAAAAGAAAAGAATGGGGTGGATATACAAATTATAATACAGGAGAAAGCTTTAAGAAAGATTATCCTCAAAAATATAAGGAGATTTTATCTTCTAATTCCTTAAAAATTATAAAAACAAATGAGGATCTATTATCTTTTAGTCCAATAAAAATTTTAAAGGATATGGATAAAAAAATATTTGTAGTACTTTATCTAGATAAAAAAGAATACCTGATGCCATTAACTAAGTTTATTAAAAAATTGATTCTAGAAATGTTTGTGATTTTAGTATTGGTAATTGTTGCAGGTTTATATATTTCTGAACACCTATCAAAACCTATTTTAGAAATAATCAAAGCAGTGGAAGAAATAGGAAAGGGGAATTTTGATATAAATTTTAATATTCAAACTAGCGATGAAATAGCGTGTTTAGGTTATGAAATAAAGAAAATGAGTTATGAACTAAAAAATATGTATCATAATATGGAAAGATTGGTGAAAGAACGGACTGAAAAATTAGAACTTGCCCACTTAGAAATGAAAGAGATGGCAAATACAGATTCCTTAACTGGATTATATAATCGACATTATTTCAATCAATTTATTCAAGAGGAAGAAAAAAGGATAGCAGCAAAAAAAGGAAATTTAACCATATGCATCATTGATGTTGATAAATTTAAATATATTAATGATTTCTATGGACATAATATTGGGGATGAAGTATTAAAGGCCGTTGCAAAAATATTAAAAGATTCTGCTAAGAAAACTGATGTGGTGGTACGATATGGAGGAGATGAATTTTTAATTGTTTTGCCAAATAGTGATCAAAAAAGTACTAATAATTTCATAGACAGACTATATGATAAATTAAAAGAATGGAATCAAAATACAGATCTTTTAAACCATGAACTCTCTTTAAGTATTGGTTTTGAAGAATATAATGGAGAAGGGAGTATTTTAGATACAATAAAAATAGCTGATGAAAGAATGTATGAAAATAAAAAGCAAAAAAGGCAAATACAATAA
- a CDS encoding metal-dependent hydrolase: MKIQFLGHSCFYIEEGNFKALIDPFLTNNPQSSAKPSDFNDLTHIFVTHGHGDHLGDTVEIAKNNNATVVTNYEIALYLEKEGVTAHPMHIGGRTKFDFGTIKMTPALHGSGIETENGLVYGGNPCGFVIEVNGKKVYHAGDTGLTMDMKLLEVENIDLALLPIGGNFTMDMEDAARAVGFIQPKKVIPMHYDTFPVIKADSNTFKEKVHNTEVIILNPNEIYEF; the protein is encoded by the coding sequence ATGAAAATTCAATTTTTAGGTCATTCTTGCTTTTATATTGAAGAGGGAAATTTCAAAGCATTAATCGATCCATTTCTAACTAACAATCCACAATCTAGTGCTAAACCTTCTGATTTTAATGATCTAACCCATATTTTTGTAACTCATGGTCATGGAGATCATTTAGGCGATACAGTAGAAATTGCTAAAAATAACAATGCTACTGTAGTTACCAACTATGAAATCGCTTTATATTTAGAAAAAGAAGGGGTAACTGCTCATCCTATGCATATTGGTGGCCGAACAAAATTTGATTTTGGAACTATCAAAATGACTCCTGCTCTTCATGGTTCTGGCATTGAAACAGAAAATGGTTTAGTATATGGTGGAAATCCTTGCGGCTTTGTTATTGAAGTAAATGGAAAGAAAGTTTATCATGCAGGAGATACAGGTTTAACCATGGATATGAAACTTTTAGAGGTTGAAAATATTGATTTGGCATTATTGCCGATTGGTGGAAATTTCACTATGGACATGGAAGATGCGGCTCGCGCAGTAGGATTTATACAACCTAAAAAAGTAATTCCTATGCATTATGATACATTCCCTGTTATCAAAGCAGATTCTAACACCTTTAAAGAAAAAGTACATAATACAGAAGTTATAATTTTAAATCCTAATGAAATCTATGAGTTTTAA
- a CDS encoding zinc ribbon domain-containing protein — protein sequence MNLFNKVKQGMLDSTKAIKEISSDVTELTKVKIALSKDMSRIDELYYDLGKKMYTSYEENPNIELTEEVSSALLEIKATLERIKEYEAKIESLKGIMKCKQCGYEVSEGAKFCSNCGSKIEIQETLKKEDIEKNHADSVEEEKPE from the coding sequence ATGAATTTATTTAACAAAGTAAAGCAAGGAATGCTCGATAGTACAAAAGCTATCAAAGAAATTTCTTCTGATGTAACAGAATTAACAAAAGTAAAAATTGCCCTATCGAAAGATATGTCTAGAATTGATGAACTTTATTATGATTTAGGTAAAAAAATGTATACATCCTATGAAGAAAATCCTAATATTGAATTGACAGAAGAAGTATCCTCTGCACTGCTAGAAATTAAAGCTACCTTAGAAAGAATAAAAGAATATGAAGCAAAAATTGAATCTCTAAAGGGTATTATGAAGTGCAAACAATGTGGATATGAAGTTAGTGAAGGTGCAAAATTCTGTTCTAATTGTGGAAGCAAAATAGAAATACAAGAAACTCTTAAAAAAGAAGATATAGAAAAAAACCATGCTGACTCTGTAGAAGAAGAAAAACCTGAGTAA